One genomic window of Candidatus Nitrosopumilus sediminis includes the following:
- a CDS encoding S8 family serine peptidase has product MKLLLAFSTILIFTVILVLSQLETQNESELYLDRSVPYIGVDIPRMEGIDGAGIKIAVIDTGVDYNHPDLFGWGPDGKVIGGYNFIRENETPLDTNGHGTQVAGVIAADGEMSGVAPKAKILAYKVSEDGEGVSSDLIIRAIQKAIEDDADIINISLGVNRTNAKIDRAVNEALEKEIFVVTAAGNDGPELETIGSPGRNFGSVTVGATYNNLTSSLVATLEIDEKPYTVIPMVGSTKLEESIIAKIVSAGYGKIEDFEKVDVKDAIAIVERGSDVEGELLYFSIKEKNAADAGAKALIVYNNNPGIFLGELIHEFIEPDYAPRIPVVSIDREEGLEIKESITEKSSGILQLFYNPDFVAHFSSRGPVSPFYIKPEIVAPGAYINTTQNNAGYNFTSGTSYAAPHVSGAAALLLQKNPELHHHEIKSLLLTTVEPVSDAYEQEFSIHEAGAGRLDIANAFNAKLIIEPPNFVAIASSDDRIVEKQFQLKSTDGSWGGFDVTFDGPEFVKFGGVLDGDILKIKMSITEDNFGDHEGTMMISHEGIQYRVPFLLHYTPGSVSVNQQNEKLSFDIYHPEEWSFAKISVINSKDGSVHTTTATPDKKASIDVYENSLYWVDAKIRVNGTTSSAFNVIEINSLDENQQIPGITDIPEKQIFIIGSIVIAIAVFGVLKRK; this is encoded by the coding sequence GTGAAATTATTACTAGCTTTTTCTACAATTCTAATATTTACAGTAATTTTGGTTTTATCACAGCTAGAAACACAAAACGAATCAGAACTGTATCTGGATAGAAGTGTTCCATACATCGGAGTAGACATTCCAAGGATGGAGGGAATTGATGGTGCGGGGATAAAGATTGCAGTAATTGATACGGGGGTAGATTACAACCATCCAGATTTGTTTGGATGGGGTCCTGATGGGAAAGTGATTGGCGGATACAATTTCATTCGCGAGAATGAAACCCCACTTGATACAAACGGTCATGGAACTCAGGTTGCAGGAGTGATTGCAGCTGATGGTGAAATGTCAGGAGTTGCACCCAAGGCAAAAATTCTAGCTTACAAAGTTTCAGAGGACGGAGAGGGAGTATCATCAGATCTAATCATAAGGGCAATTCAGAAAGCAATTGAGGACGATGCAGACATTATCAATATCAGTTTAGGGGTAAACAGAACAAATGCAAAGATTGATCGTGCAGTCAATGAAGCATTAGAAAAAGAAATTTTTGTGGTAACTGCAGCTGGAAACGATGGACCAGAACTAGAAACAATTGGAAGTCCTGGAAGAAATTTTGGCTCAGTTACAGTGGGTGCAACATATAACAATCTTACATCGAGTTTAGTTGCAACATTAGAGATAGATGAAAAACCATATACCGTAATTCCAATGGTCGGCTCTACAAAACTAGAAGAGTCAATCATTGCAAAAATTGTTTCTGCAGGTTATGGAAAGATTGAAGACTTTGAAAAAGTGGATGTAAAGGATGCAATAGCAATTGTCGAAAGGGGAAGCGATGTTGAAGGAGAGTTGTTGTATTTTTCAATTAAAGAAAAAAATGCAGCTGACGCAGGAGCTAAGGCACTGATTGTTTACAATAACAATCCAGGAATTTTTTTGGGAGAGCTGATTCATGAGTTTATAGAACCAGACTATGCGCCAAGAATTCCAGTTGTGTCAATAGACAGAGAAGAAGGACTTGAAATCAAAGAATCAATCACAGAGAAGAGCAGTGGGATTTTGCAACTGTTTTACAATCCAGACTTTGTTGCACATTTTAGTTCCAGGGGACCTGTATCACCATTTTACATTAAACCAGAAATCGTAGCACCTGGGGCGTATATCAACACCACACAAAACAATGCAGGATACAACTTTACCAGTGGAACAAGCTATGCTGCCCCTCACGTTAGTGGAGCAGCAGCCTTATTGCTTCAAAAAAACCCAGAACTCCACCACCATGAAATCAAATCCCTGCTACTTACTACAGTTGAGCCTGTATCAGACGCCTATGAGCAAGAATTCTCCATTCATGAGGCAGGTGCCGGGAGACTGGACATTGCAAATGCATTTAATGCAAAACTGATCATAGAGCCCCCAAACTTTGTTGCCATTGCGTCATCAGATGATAGAATTGTCGAAAAGCAATTCCAGCTAAAATCAACGGATGGATCATGGGGAGGATTTGATGTGACATTTGACGGACCGGAATTTGTAAAGTTTGGAGGAGTGTTGGATGGAGACATTTTGAAAATAAAGATGAGCATTACAGAAGATAATTTTGGAGACCATGAAGGAACAATGATGATCAGTCATGAGGGCATACAGTACAGGGTACCATTTTTGTTGCATTACACACCTGGTTCTGTTTCAGTAAACCAACAAAATGAGAAACTGTCATTTGATATTTACCATCCAGAAGAATGGAGCTTTGCAAAAATTTCAGTAATTAACAGCAAAGACGGAAGCGTTCACACTACAACTGCAACACCGGACAAGAAAGCATCAATTGACGTTTATGAGAATTCACTGTACTGGGTTGATGCAAAAATCAGAGTTAATGGAACTACATCAAGTGCATTCAATGTGATTGAAATTAATTCACTAGATGAGAATCAGCAAATACCAGGCATAACAGATATTCCAGAAAAACAGATTTTCATAATTGGCAGCATTGTAATTGCAATAGCAGTGTTTGGAGTACTAAAAAGAAAATAA
- a CDS encoding superoxide dismutase: MGKYTLPEMPYAYDALEPHIDARTMEIHHTKHHQAYTDKLNAALETCPAEIQGKDIVDILSDINSVPEDKRSAVNFNGGGYDNHRLFWNNMKANGGGEPGGSIADAINSSFGSFSDFKEKFSSTTAVIQGSGWGWLVYNPSTSKVEYKSMPNQTSPRTEGLIPLLGCDVWEHAYYLNYQNKRPDYIAAWWNVVNWDEVEDRFSKAK; this comes from the coding sequence ATGGGAAAATACACACTTCCTGAAATGCCATATGCTTATGATGCATTGGAACCTCACATTGACGCAAGAACAATGGAGATTCATCACACAAAACATCATCAAGCATACACTGACAAACTAAATGCAGCTCTTGAAACTTGTCCAGCTGAAATTCAAGGCAAAGATATTGTTGATATCTTGTCTGATATCAATTCAGTACCTGAGGACAAAAGAAGTGCAGTTAATTTCAACGGTGGTGGTTATGACAACCACAGGTTATTTTGGAATAACATGAAAGCAAACGGAGGCGGAGAACCTGGAGGATCAATTGCAGATGCAATCAACAGTTCTTTTGGAAGCTTCTCTGACTTCAAAGAGAAATTCTCATCTACTACAGCAGTAATCCAAGGCAGTGGTTGGGGATGGTTAGTATACAATCCTTCTACATCAAAGGTTGAATACAAATCAATGCCAAATCAAACTAGCCCAAGAACAGAGGGATTAATTCCATTGTTGGGCTGTGATGTTTGGGAGCATGCATACTATCTCAACTATCAAAACAAGAGACCTGACTATATCGCCGCATGGTGGAATGTAGTCAACTGGGACGAAGTAGAAGATAGATTCTCAAAAGCAAAATAA
- the pfdA gene encoding prefoldin subunit alpha, giving the protein MSEEQAEQLMQQMQMLETYFSDLSQREVTFMNILREATASIESIQSLGKNPESETLVPIGMGTYVPTKISSNSKIVMNIGAGVAVEKDFPSAINYLEARIKEVEVALQDTAAKKQDAAARLEQGKAQMNQMMQQMQKPPTSG; this is encoded by the coding sequence ATGAGTGAAGAACAGGCAGAGCAATTGATGCAGCAGATGCAAATGCTTGAAACATATTTTTCAGATTTATCTCAAAGGGAAGTTACTTTCATGAATATTTTGAGAGAGGCAACTGCTTCAATAGAATCCATTCAGTCTCTTGGCAAAAATCCTGAATCTGAAACTCTAGTTCCAATTGGAATGGGCACATATGTTCCCACAAAAATTTCATCTAATTCCAAAATTGTAATGAATATAGGTGCAGGTGTTGCAGTCGAAAAAGATTTTCCATCTGCAATTAATTATCTTGAAGCAAGAATAAAAGAAGTTGAAGTTGCTTTACAAGATACAGCTGCCAAAAAGCAAGATGCAGCAGCAAGATTAGAGCAAGGAAAAGCACAGATGAATCAAATGATGCAGCAAATGCAAAAACCTCCAACTTCGGGATAA
- the ftsY gene encoding signal recognition particle-docking protein FtsY has product MFDKLRNAFSNAAKSLGEKELNEKDIEDILFELEISLLESDVATAVIDSIKSDLKEKLIGSKVDKKEIEKFVKDSLISSISKLFDEAGEYDLFEKINEKKKQGQPFLILFVGINGTGKTTSLAKVAHMLKEAKYSIVIAAADTFRAGAIEQLKEHANRLNLKLVAQNYNSDPAAVARDAVLYAKSHKTDCVLIDTAGRMQTSENLMQQIEKITKVVNPDMKIFVGDSLAGNDTVNQAREFHEHVKFDGSILTKSDADARGGAALSIVKVTSTPVLYVGVGQEYPDLKPFDKELFLETVFGSLDNVNIAKTAEPTPEPTPEPEPTPEPEPTPEPEPTPEPEPTPEPEPTPEPEPTPEPEPTPEPEPTPEPEPTPEPEPTPEPEPTPEPEPTSDDPFDGIEDDDIATYSDLFDIPPPENDKEANRLANNIRQWIKDGRPKPGEPSKISDADEEEIPKQDKEEEPKKKRRFGFFRK; this is encoded by the coding sequence ATGTTTGATAAACTTCGTAATGCATTTTCTAATGCAGCGAAAAGTCTTGGTGAGAAAGAACTTAATGAAAAAGACATTGAAGACATTCTTTTTGAACTAGAAATTTCTTTATTGGAATCTGATGTTGCAACTGCAGTAATTGATTCTATAAAGTCTGATCTTAAAGAAAAATTAATCGGCTCAAAAGTTGACAAGAAAGAAATTGAAAAATTTGTAAAAGATAGTTTGATTTCATCTATCTCTAAATTATTTGATGAAGCAGGAGAATATGATCTCTTTGAAAAAATTAATGAAAAAAAGAAACAAGGCCAACCTTTTTTGATTTTGTTTGTAGGAATTAACGGAACTGGAAAAACTACTTCGCTGGCCAAAGTTGCACATATGTTAAAGGAAGCAAAATATTCTATAGTCATTGCAGCAGCCGATACTTTTCGAGCAGGTGCAATTGAGCAATTAAAAGAGCATGCAAATCGTCTAAACCTAAAACTTGTTGCACAAAATTACAACTCTGATCCTGCAGCTGTTGCACGAGACGCAGTATTGTATGCAAAGTCACACAAAACAGACTGTGTACTAATTGACACTGCAGGAAGAATGCAAACAAGTGAAAACTTGATGCAGCAAATTGAAAAAATCACCAAAGTAGTAAACCCTGACATGAAAATTTTTGTAGGTGACTCTTTAGCTGGAAATGACACTGTTAACCAGGCAAGAGAATTTCATGAACATGTAAAATTTGACGGTTCAATATTGACCAAAAGTGATGCAGACGCCAGAGGCGGAGCTGCATTGTCTATTGTCAAAGTAACATCTACTCCTGTTCTCTATGTAGGAGTTGGACAAGAATACCCTGATCTGAAACCATTTGACAAGGAACTTTTCTTAGAAACTGTTTTTGGTTCATTGGATAATGTCAATATTGCAAAAACTGCAGAACCAACACCAGAACCAACACCAGAACCAGAACCAACACCAGAACCAGAACCAACACCAGAACCAGAACCAACACCAGAACCAGAACCAACACCAGAACCAGAACCAACACCAGAACCAGAACCAACACCAGAACCAGAACCAACACCAGAACCAGAACCAACACCAGAACCAGAACCAACACCAGAACCAGAACCAACACCAGAACCAGAACCAACACCAGAACCAGAACCAACATCTGATGATCCGTTTGACGGAATCGAAGATGATGACATTGCAACTTATTCAGACTTGTTTGATATTCCTCCTCCTGAAAACGACAAGGAAGCAAACAGATTAGCTAACAATATTCGTCAATGGATCAAAGATGGCAGACCAAAGCCTGGAGAACCAAGCAAGATATCTGATGCAGATGAGGAAGAGATACCAAAACAAGATAAAGAAGAAGAGCCTAAAAAGAAAAGGAGATTTGGATTCTTTAGAAAATGA
- a CDS encoding 50S ribosomal protein L18 produces MAYSKILRRLREEKTNYRKRGTMLMGKRDFITVNITNENTQVQILTPGMAGDKVVASAHSRYLLEKGWKGSRKSVPAAYLTGYLAGKKALGKGAKDAILYTGTRRYTQRMAAALKGVIDAGVEVPADAETFPSDERINGEHLKVKNEVSKIKSTIDTEVK; encoded by the coding sequence ATGGCCTATTCAAAAATATTAAGAAGGTTAAGGGAAGAAAAAACCAATTATCGTAAACGTGGAACCATGTTGATGGGCAAACGCGATTTTATCACTGTAAATATTACTAATGAAAATACCCAAGTCCAAATTCTCACACCTGGCATGGCTGGAGACAAAGTTGTAGCCTCTGCCCATTCTAGATATCTGCTTGAGAAAGGTTGGAAAGGTTCTAGAAAAAGTGTACCTGCTGCATATCTTACAGGATACTTGGCAGGAAAGAAAGCATTAGGCAAAGGAGCAAAGGATGCTATCTTGTACACTGGAACTAGAAGATACACACAACGAATGGCAGCTGCTCTCAAAGGAGTAATTGATGCCGGCGTTGAAGTACCTGCAGATGCAGAAACATTCCCATCTGATGAAAGAATTAACGGCGAACATCTTAAAGTAAAAAACGAAGTTTCTAAAATAAAATCTACAATCGATACTGAGGTCAAATAG
- a CDS encoding 30S ribosomal protein S5 has protein sequence MSQATQSKPGQGGQRGRGPPVYGRGPPGGAKGGDRPRRPRREPEEEVWVPKTILGQKVASGEITSLEEIIELGLRIQESGIIKKLLPDLKSEVVDVGIIQKMTSNGQSTRFKAIVATGNENGYLGIGQGKSKQMRIAIEKATSQAFINVQPIKMGCGSWECKCDQKHSVPFKVKGKGGSVTIEIIPAPRGLGLVAGGKIKRLLELAGLKDAWTTAKGSTPTMNSTSKAVLDCLRQTFSQG, from the coding sequence ATGAGTCAAGCAACACAATCTAAACCCGGTCAAGGCGGACAAAGAGGTAGAGGCCCACCAGTATATGGGAGAGGACCACCAGGTGGAGCTAAAGGCGGAGATCGTCCAAGAAGACCAAGAAGAGAACCAGAAGAAGAAGTTTGGGTTCCAAAAACTATCTTGGGACAAAAAGTTGCATCAGGAGAAATTACATCTTTAGAAGAGATTATCGAATTAGGATTAAGAATTCAAGAGTCCGGAATCATCAAGAAACTGTTACCTGACTTGAAAAGTGAAGTCGTCGATGTTGGAATCATTCAAAAAATGACTTCAAACGGACAATCAACTAGATTCAAAGCAATTGTAGCTACAGGAAATGAAAACGGATACTTGGGAATCGGCCAAGGAAAATCAAAACAAATGAGAATTGCAATTGAGAAAGCAACTAGTCAGGCTTTCATTAACGTACAGCCAATCAAGATGGGATGTGGCAGTTGGGAATGCAAATGTGATCAAAAACATTCTGTCCCATTCAAAGTAAAAGGAAAAGGTGGAAGTGTAACCATTGAAATCATTCCTGCACCACGTGGATTGGGCCTTGTAGCAGGCGGTAAGATTAAACGATTATTGGAATTGGCAGGATTAAAGGATGCATGGACTACAGCAAAAGGTTCAACTCCTACAATGAACTCCACTTCAAAAGCAGTATTGGATTGTCTAAGACAGACATTTAGTCAGGGTTGA
- a CDS encoding 50S ribosomal protein L30, with protein MANAYLVVRIKGQADCPYWATHTMMLLQLDKKYRATILPAKDTTLGMLRKVQHYISWIELDASLAKELLDKKARKSGYQKITPEDLKELGFASTDELATALADGKAVLSKLKPLKPWFALAPPVHGFKRSTKKLYGQKGILGLNKELDTIVRRMI; from the coding sequence ATGGCAAATGCATATCTCGTTGTTAGAATAAAAGGTCAAGCAGATTGTCCATACTGGGCAACACACACAATGATGCTTTTACAATTGGACAAAAAATATCGAGCAACAATTCTTCCTGCAAAAGACACTACTTTGGGAATGCTAAGAAAAGTACAGCACTATATTTCCTGGATTGAGCTTGATGCATCTTTAGCAAAGGAATTGCTTGACAAGAAAGCAAGAAAGTCTGGTTATCAAAAAATTACTCCTGAAGATCTTAAAGAACTTGGATTTGCAAGTACTGATGAATTAGCAACAGCACTAGCTGATGGAAAAGCAGTACTATCAAAATTAAAACCCTTAAAGCCTTGGTTTGCTTTGGCACCTCCAGTACACGGATTCAAAAGAAGCACCAAGAAACTTTATGGACAGAAAGGAATTCTCGGTCTAAACAAAGAGCTTGACACTATTGTAAGGAGAATGATTTAA
- a CDS encoding uL15 family ribosomal protein: protein MASRLRKTRRLRGGRHMGWGQVGQHRASGHKGGLGVTGMKKHHRSSMMMYEPDHYGHDIPKTPHPNIIKKWTSLRDLDDLFTKFGKEEGGKKIIDLVSAGYDKLLGGGKITNAYSVKVKQFTASAEEKLKAVGGEVLTENG from the coding sequence ATGGCATCTCGATTAAGAAAAACAAGACGACTTAGAGGCGGACGACACATGGGATGGGGACAAGTAGGTCAACACCGTGCAAGTGGTCACAAAGGTGGTCTTGGAGTTACTGGTATGAAGAAACATCATAGAAGTTCTATGATGATGTATGAACCAGATCATTATGGACATGATATACCTAAAACACCTCACCCAAATATTATAAAAAAATGGACCAGCCTTAGAGACCTAGATGACTTGTTCACAAAGTTCGGTAAAGAAGAGGGAGGCAAAAAAATCATAGACCTTGTAAGTGCAGGATATGATAAACTCCTTGGTGGCGGAAAAATAACAAATGCTTATTCCGTCAAAGTTAAACAATTTACAGCATCTGCCGAAGAGAAACTAAAAGCTGTTGGGGGAGAAGTGTTAACCGAGAATGGCTGA
- the secY gene encoding preprotein translocase subunit SecY, with protein MAEGTLTATIRKVVFKAEPYLPQVPKPKKKIPLQVRLLWCGIALLIYMIMGQTPLFGATAPQFDFLAFARVIFASQQGTLVELGIGPIVTAGLLMQLLRGSDILKFDFKKPEERGIFQTATKLVTYVVIVAESIVYAMAVYGPGVTEPYVLYVLIGQLMAASIIIMFLDELIQKGWGLGSGISLFIMAGVAQQILWSMFSPLPAGDGGMIGIIPYIVQSLTGSGDITNILFRSNQLPSIFGLFLTAGILLILVFTQGMKIEIPIVSTKYRGFSAVYPIKLMYVSNIPVILASALTANAVFIFQMLWANMNPRNNNFFMNFIAQFDPTSPNTPVGGIIYYITPPRGLDVAALDPMRAVGYVLFMIGIVVVFGRLWVELGGLSPKSAAQNLLDADVQIPGFRRSNKPVEALLNKYIPSVTIIGSMILGLLAGVSDVLGVFGSGIGILLMVDILINYYTQLVREQVEVVMPRLGALLGRK; from the coding sequence ATGGCTGAGGGTACACTAACTGCCACTATTCGAAAAGTAGTTTTCAAAGCAGAACCATACTTACCACAAGTTCCAAAACCTAAAAAGAAAATTCCACTACAAGTAAGATTACTTTGGTGTGGAATTGCATTACTCATCTACATGATAATGGGACAAACCCCGTTATTTGGAGCAACAGCACCACAGTTTGACTTTCTAGCATTTGCTAGAGTAATTTTTGCATCTCAACAGGGTACTTTGGTGGAACTGGGGATTGGGCCGATAGTAACTGCTGGACTCTTGATGCAGTTGTTGAGAGGTTCAGACATTCTAAAGTTTGATTTCAAAAAGCCTGAGGAGAGAGGAATCTTCCAAACAGCTACTAAACTTGTAACCTATGTTGTAATTGTAGCAGAATCTATTGTATATGCCATGGCAGTTTATGGTCCAGGTGTAACTGAGCCATACGTACTGTATGTTCTAATTGGGCAGCTGATGGCGGCGTCAATAATTATCATGTTCTTAGACGAGTTAATTCAGAAAGGTTGGGGTCTGGGCAGTGGAATCAGTCTGTTCATTATGGCAGGTGTCGCCCAGCAGATTCTCTGGAGTATGTTCAGTCCATTGCCTGCAGGAGATGGCGGAATGATTGGTATTATTCCATATATCGTTCAGTCTTTGACTGGAAGTGGCGACATTACAAATATTCTATTTCGTTCTAATCAATTACCGAGTATCTTTGGCCTGTTCCTCACAGCTGGAATTTTGCTAATTCTAGTATTCACACAAGGAATGAAAATTGAAATCCCAATTGTCTCTACAAAATACAGAGGCTTTTCAGCAGTTTATCCAATCAAACTGATGTATGTCTCAAACATTCCAGTAATTTTGGCTTCTGCACTCACTGCAAATGCTGTCTTCATTTTCCAGATGCTGTGGGCAAACATGAATCCACGTAACAATAATTTCTTCATGAACTTTATCGCACAATTCGATCCTACAAGCCCTAACACTCCTGTGGGTGGTATCATCTACTACATTACTCCTCCAAGAGGATTAGATGTTGCAGCTTTGGATCCAATGCGTGCAGTAGGTTATGTTTTGTTTATGATAGGAATTGTAGTTGTGTTTGGTAGATTATGGGTTGAGCTTGGTGGTTTGTCTCCAAAGAGTGCAGCTCAGAACTTGCTTGATGCAGATGTGCAAATTCCTGGATTTAGAAGATCAAACAAACCAGTTGAAGCATTGTTAAACAAATACATTCCATCTGTTACAATCATCGGCTCAATGATTTTAGGTCTGTTGGCCGGAGTTTCAGATGTTCTTGGAGTCTTTGGTTCTGGAATCGGAATTTTACTTATGGTAGATATTCTCATCAACTATTACACACAACTAGTTAGAGAACAAGTCGAAGTTGTAATGCCGCGTTTGGGTGCTCTACTTGGCAGAAAGTAA
- a CDS encoding adenylate kinase — protein sequence MLYLAESKKIVMVGIPGVGKTTLLSKIVEHIKDHQKSIQVISFGTLMFEVAKENGIKDRDELRRLSIPRQQELQKIAAEKIASQTEEVVIIDTHAFISSPEGYYPGLPEHVLKIIKPSNFISVSAKPEEIYSRRMTDETRNRDKNTIENVKKELDVQSGMISACAVITGSPVKHVLNREGKVDEAADKIIQSLGL from the coding sequence GTGCTCTACTTGGCAGAAAGTAAAAAAATCGTCATGGTTGGAATCCCAGGTGTTGGGAAGACTACTCTATTATCAAAGATTGTAGAGCATATCAAAGATCATCAAAAAAGTATTCAGGTAATTAGTTTTGGAACTCTGATGTTTGAGGTAGCAAAAGAAAATGGCATTAAGGACAGAGATGAGCTACGACGTTTATCGATACCAAGACAGCAAGAACTGCAAAAGATTGCAGCTGAAAAGATTGCATCTCAAACTGAGGAAGTTGTAATTATTGATACTCATGCATTCATCAGTTCCCCTGAAGGATACTATCCTGGGTTGCCAGAACACGTTCTCAAAATTATCAAACCCTCAAACTTTATCTCAGTTTCTGCAAAACCTGAAGAAATCTACAGCAGAAGAATGACTGATGAAACCCGCAACAGGGACAAAAATACCATTGAAAATGTTAAAAAGGAATTAGATGTTCAGTCAGGCATGATTTCTGCATGTGCTGTTATTACAGGCTCGCCAGTCAAACATGTTCTTAATCGCGAGGGAAAGGTTGATGAAGCAGCAGATAAGATCATTCAATCATTAGGACTGTAA
- a CDS encoding EMC3/TMCO1 family protein, translated as MDFSFILLFIESIPLQFDIFGGEGRQALGSDDPMIKGVVLSMFAVTGFGILLNLFNSGVRKKMVDSVKLKRIMKETKAWQKERMAAMRAKDQAKIAELGKKSSYMNKMSMEMMQMNMRPMMITFVPLILIFYLVLPALFSYTVAISPIPLNVIPGDMFQLTCSAEHAAIEGDPCFGKENALYLWAWYFLSSIAFSGIIMRLTKTSMDLS; from the coding sequence ATGGATTTCAGCTTTATTCTACTATTTATCGAGTCTATCCCCCTGCAGTTTGATATCTTTGGTGGTGAAGGGAGACAGGCTTTGGGAAGTGATGATCCTATGATCAAAGGAGTGGTTCTTTCAATGTTTGCAGTAACTGGGTTTGGTATATTGTTAAATCTGTTTAATTCTGGGGTACGAAAGAAGATGGTTGATAGTGTGAAACTAAAACGCATTATGAAAGAAACCAAAGCTTGGCAAAAAGAAAGAATGGCTGCAATGAGAGCAAAAGATCAAGCAAAGATTGCAGAGCTAGGAAAAAAATCATCATACATGAACAAAATGTCAATGGAGATGATGCAGATGAATATGCGACCTATGATGATTACCTTTGTTCCACTTATTTTGATATTTTATCTTGTATTGCCTGCACTATTTTCTTATACTGTTGCAATATCTCCAATTCCGCTAAATGTAATTCCCGGCGACATGTTCCAATTGACATGTTCAGCGGAACATGCAGCAATAGAAGGTGATCCTTGTTTTGGTAAAGAAAATGCATTGTATCTGTGGGCTTGGTATTTCCTTTCATCAATTGCATTTAGTGGGATTATCATGAGACTTACAAAAACCTCAATGGATCTCAGTTGA